The window CAAACTTAAATACCGGCAATAGtctaaatatataaaatttatataCTGATATCTATTATACgaatagtatatgtatattacatgtatagtatatgtatataataactATAAATATATAAAACCTATACATTTACTGACTATTTTATAAATTAGATCCCCAAAAGTATTCGGCTGTAATTATCCCATAAAGTACTGTAGAGAGAAATTCTGAACAGTTAACTAATACAAAAAGTATTCGTATCAGTTGCTAGTTGCTACTATTCACCTATATATCTTTACAGGAACTTCCCTGTTCCAGTTCTGAATAAGAAATGACCAATCACGAAATGGGAGTAACCTATTCATCCACTCTGCTAAAGTTAAGTCTTTTTTTGTCAAAATCAAAAGGGAATCATGGAATGAGATGAGAGTTTTGATTGCTCAAATCTTTTGACGTCACTGTCCCATTACAATCCCTTTAAATTCCAACTTTAAAGAGACACCGTGGTCCACCTCATCTTACCACAGTATTTTTAAATTTCCCATATATGTTGAGATAATATGTTTGATGATGACTCGACAAAAGTTAGCTGTCTTGAAAAGCCattcaattttatttaataattcAAAAGTTACTCAATTATTTGTATTTTATCTATATAGTCACTCAACTGACAAAAAAATCACTCAATCATAAATATTTCACCTAGAAAGTCACTCAACCAATTTGAatgatttttttattaattttggtgacatgaatttttattttaagctaatcaagaaataaaaagatacttattttaattattttattactcCGACCAGCTAAAAATATATGGGTCAAACATATAAGtatttaccaaaactcttttaTTTTAGGCTcagtaaataaataaaattatttatgtAAACCTaacatattactactatatataagggagaatccCCATTTTTTGTAGTTCTCACATGATATTTTTGTCTCTTTTTACCCCTAATTGAAGTTTTTATGACTTTGTAAATGTTCACACATTTTGTAAATTTTAAAAACTTCAAGAGCCTTTTTCATGCCACTAAAATGATGATGTCATGGATAAGATTATAATGGTCCTCACACTCATACATATTTGAGTCCTTTTAATTTGtggaaatattattaatttgtttTATATAATATTTTTTCTCTAAAATTTATTATAGACATGTAAAGAATTATCCCGTCATTCAAATTATATCTTAATATAggcttaattatttaattaaaatattatatagtattatttattgatgttatttACCATTTATAATTTTCTATTTTAAATTTCCATTCGTCCGattaaatgtatttttttttatttcctatAATTTTGTATCGTACATGCTGGCAAACATAAGTAATTAACAAAGATTTCACTTAAAGTAGGATTATGTTTTAAATTAAAACAATAAACACAAATAACTTATATAATTGTTAAATACTTTAAAAATGTATCAAAAAGGAAAATTATAGTCCTTCCCTCTCAATCGAAAAATGAACTCCGAAGTACGGTAGTTCATTAGTCAAAGTTTACATGCGCATACTTTCAACATAAAATTTATCTAATAAATAACTATATTAAAAGAGgaactataaaaataataattatatatatatataaaattatgaAAAAGTTTGGAGAATTTCTGTAGTTAAAGAAAATACAATTTGATCTCCAAACAATAATAATACTAGACAATTgcaaaaagtatatttttttaaatataaaattattttacaaaatattGGATAATCAATACTTTATATAATTTAGGATAAAATATTTAAGTTcgactatttaaaaaaaatagttaattaaattaagaaggagaaaaaaaaatgttatttttaacatgcatcttttggaagtaaaaaagaaaacataaaatataaacaatttaattttattgaATTTTCATTATTTTTTGTGTCGTTTAATTTGAAAAGAACATCTACAAAAGTATCTTGCAGAACCaagatttttaattatttataagttaactttattgatATCATCATAAGACAATATTTTcgcattaaatattttttatattaattggaTACTGTAATATCTTTTGGTAAAATATAAGTTTGCCAGTATGGGTCAATGCGAAGAAACAAATGAGATTAAGTTGACATATACAAAGATTGAGTTGGATCATCAAAGACTttaatcttaatttttttttagtaaaatagaaattagaagagctttcaattgttttatttaaaaaatataaattgaAATTAAGAAAATATGTTCAATTAACTTTCAGATACATTTCTgtactttaatattttaaaagTCTTTCGAAAGTGTCAAACTGATGTTACAAAAACAAAGAACCAAgagcataatttttttttaaaaaatatctaCAAATTGAATTTTAATGTCGGTTTAAGCTCGGCCAAATGACACTAGTATTCTTAATAATATTCTAACTGTCCTTGTCTAATAAAAAAGATATCTATATGTAATTATGTAAGCGATTAAGTATTTAAGTCATAACATTTGTTTGATTTGATCTAAACTAAACTTTGTTTGTCAATTACCATGCCATGAGCTATTTTGACGTCGATGGATATGTTTCTATAGTGATGTTAAATTAACTAAAATGCATTTAATTGAAAGGAATTAACCAtaactgattttatttatttgACCCATATAATTTTAGCGGGTCGGATCAGGTGGGGCGGGtcaataaaatatttaaaacgggtaccttcttatttcttaaaaatttcatgtcaacaaaatttaataaaaaaccATTATTGGTTGAGTGACTTTTTAAGTGAAATATCAATAGTTGAGTTATTTTTATTatagggaaaaggtgcaaatatacctctcaactttgtgatttagagcagatatattccccattataaaagtggtgtaaatataccatgtcgttacaaaatggtgcaaatataacTTTTTTGcttacggattttttttttaaatcatttagtttattttttaattaaaaaatatcacgtggctttaaaaaaaaagtctacccatttttttagtagacatatttttctcaagtcacatgataatttttttttaatgggtcgggtctggttcgtttaaaaaaataggtagacttaTTTTTCTTAAAGCCACAGTGAATTTTTTTaaaacgaaccagacccgacccaccagaaACAAATTTACCATGTTGCGTTAGAAAAaaatgtctactaaaaaaaaatgggtagacttttttttaaagccacatgacactttttttaattaaaaaataagctaaatatttttatttttttttgaaaatcttGTTAGCGAAAAGTGTATATTTGTACTATTTGTGTAagggcaggggtatatttgcaccattttgtaacggcaagggtatatatacaccacatTTTTAAcgggggtatatctgctctaaatcgcaaagttgagggggtatatttgcacctttgccctttaTTATAAAACAGTTGAGTAACGTTCTAAGTGAAATACTAATAGTTAAATGACTTTTGGGTTATAAAACAAAATTGAGTGACTTTCTAAGAAAACTATCTTTAGTTAAATGACCATCTGAGATATCATCTCATATACGTTGGGATAAAGAATCAATATGATTCTGACTTTTTTTCCCTTCAGATATTCGGTATCCGCTTTAAAATTTGATTAATCTAAATTCATGTCATATAAGATTATTAAGGAGAAAAATGCTCtctacccaaaaaaattaattttcaacACTCAAACCCCAGACTGAATATGATCTCATTTATTTGTTACTACAACCTTTCTCTTACATTACGTTCTAGAGTTTAAGGTACCGAAATCATTTTAAATgcacctttcctttttttttttttctgctaaGAAAAGCCTTTTATTGAAAATAGAAACTAAGCTGTTACGAAGGAGGCAGCAAATGTTAGCTTCTCTGCTCACATTTTTTTAACTTCTCTGCTCACGTGATATGACGTTAACTCCATTTGAATTATGAATTGAGGCAAAGTCCTCTGGCTTTCTAAAAATACTGAACAGTTTGCTATGAGGTTTATGTTGGCTTAATATGATATGACAATCCCGTAATATACTACTATTAAAACAACGGAAATTGTACTTCTATATCTAATTCAAAGAAGTTTTATATgcgttttttcttgtttttacttGCTTGTAGAAGGTAGCACCTCAAAAGGGATAGCCCTTTGTGAAGAGTCATTTTTTGTCactttattttatctttataCTGGGCTAATGAATACTAGTAAGAAAGGAGATTGAGTTAATATGCACATGAGGATTGGGCCGCAAGGCAAAATGGGTCGATTCGCCCTCGTCCCTGCCGCCATCTAGACGCAAGGCCTGATCGAGTTTACATTTAGcgaaaattattttttacatctatttattttttattttttatttttacttaccTTGAAATGGTCAAAACTAACCAGTATAATTTTTATTTTCCAATACAAATTTAATAGAGGATGATTCCGATTATTAACtcttaatcattttttttttgtttaaatccTAATATGACACACACATGATGTTCTGAAGAGCTAAATAGATTTCCTAATCCTTTCTATCTTCTCTGTTGAGTTCTTtgtcttttaaattttttatgttGTTGCTCCCAATTTATATCAGAAGAGCTTGTTTAATCCCGGGGGTTACGCTTGATTATTTTATATGTTGCGTGGGCGATTGTCTTACACGCGCCTCAAGCTAACTTCTATGTTCCATAATCTTTCCAGCATTCCTTTTCCTAATATGCACATATGGTAACTAGTTTATAGAGTTTGCATGCGTTCTTGTCATTTTTCCCCTGAAATTGCAGCCTATTTCGGTAATACTCCTACCAAGTATCAAACGATCTTGACCTCACAGTCACAAGTCATAGGCGCTATCACTCTATTCTAATCACAAACATAAGAATCAACAGTTCAACATTATCAATTATCATCAGAATCAGAATACACTCTCAACTTATTCGCTCCGTTTCTTTTGAAAAGTAGAAGTATATATTAGAGAAATGCCAACAGAACGAACCTCAACGGATTTCTTTCCATATCCAAATATCCATTCTCTTCAGTACTTCCAAATTATAATCAAGGTTTCCTTCAATATTCCAAGTATAAATCCTTATAAAATTAATCCTTGTCCAACATGTGGTGCTGTACAGTGTATTCAAATGCAAAGCATCCTCTTCAAACTAGCTCTCAATACTGCACTTCACCAGCATAAATGGAGAAACAAGTTATCAATCTGCACCTAGCCATATGTACAAACATTCTACCCTAGGCTATGTTGGTATGAATCAATTCTAAGCCAGCAGTCAAAATGGGCAAATTGCTCAAAGTTTCCAGCAAGTTAGAATTCGGTTGTTCCCCAATTTTTCTTCTCAATACAATGTGCAACTACTCTTTAATCTGGAAACATCTCTTCCAATTCTGGTTGCTCTGTCTTAAAGAAATGTTGGACAGAATCTGCCTCCATGTTTTTAGGAAATCATTTCCTCTGAATTCCAATTTCATTCTCCAAATAATCTGTATCAAACAAATCTTGCTCATCTTCACTAATGTGACCATCAGCAGAATCAGTATCCTTTTCAAAATTCATGGTAGAATTTCCAGGAATAGTTACATCTTCTCTAGCCTTGTCATTGGAATCTTTACAAATGCATGCTGATGGATTTTCATGAAACTCGCCCCTGCCTGGCTTTACCTCCATCGGGTCTCCCATGAAACCTATTTGATGTTTTTGAACACGTGAGGCAAACTCTTCCCATGTCATATTATTTCGATCCATAAACAACTTATAAAGCTTCTTAGCATTTGGACGGATAGTTGGCTTGTGACCAAAATATCTCCTGCAACATGTAAAGGATTTCAGTAAGTTGGTATCTCTAACTCAAGCTTTGGTAATGCTTTCAAGTTGAAAATAGCAAGATCATACCTTTTTCCGGCAAGCATTCGTGCCATATTGCCATTGTTATTTGATACAAAAACATCACTTTCATCGCAAACAATGAAATCTAAAGCAGCCATCCtggaagaaaaggaagaaaatggTGCCAGCTCCTCCTTGCTGGCAAGTGTCTCTTTGGTATAAAAATTTGGAAAGAAAGCCTTGAGAGGAGCCAATGTTTCCTCACCTCCATAGATATCCCCTGATGCGATATAAATATGAACATCATTACCAAAACCAAGTGCTCTAAGCATAAGGCCGACTTCCTCAGGAGTTAGTGGGCATTTtccgttctttctttctttatctGGATTTCTTGTCTGCATTTTATGCCAAAGAAACAACAATGTGTTTAATTTAAGTAGGAGGAGCAACATATGTCACTATTACCAGTTACTATAATAGTTAGTGACACACATGTAACGTCTTCCACCTCTTTCGTATTTTACCCAGTTCTTGTCTTTCCTTTTCTCCTCCACCATAATAGCATCCAGAGAATGCTAGCATATCTGATTCAAACCTATAATATGAGAAATAAACTTCAGCGAGCACATTAATACTAACGTGCAGAAGTAGCCTACACTAACGTGATTAACTTTTTATGTCCCTAAATGAAACTCGCTGAATTCAAAAATAGCACATAATATGGGTGTTCTAGTTTGACACAACCATAAGTGCAAGTGCAACAGCAACAAGACTGAGCTTTATCATTACACCCTATCTAGAGAATAAAAAATTCATAATGGAGTTCACATATTTTGGATATCTGTTTCTATCGATTGTTAAGTAAGAAAAAGATAATAATCACAAAAAATCTTGTGGAAGCCTCGAATAAAACCATTACCTTAGATGCAGTGCAAGGAAGTGCTTGGTTTTCTTTCTTATCCTTTCAACCAATTTTTTTCCCATTTCAATTATGGGATCAGTAAACTTCAACGCGTGATAGTTGACTCTACATCTCAACTTCTGTAGCTCTGTATCCAAACGATTGGAGAGTCTGTAATCAAATTTTGTTAACTGAACAGCCTGCATCCGCAAAGAAGATCTCTTCAGAATCAGAATACCAACTCTTACCTCCCTTTTTTTTCTGTTGTTATCCCAGTGCAGTCACATTAATTCAGCTATCAAAATTTAAGTGTGATCCAGCTCTGTATCAAAAGTTAAAACATCCTTTGGGAAGATATGCCAGACTTCCAAACAACTAGGAAATAAGGTAAACTTGTTAAGATTATTGCTATTTGATTTCCTAGTTTCTATAGCAGAATTGTCAATATGGACACTACGATTTGAACTGCATCAGTCTGGTCTGGAGACTGGAACCCAAAAATATTGAATTTCACAGTAGTCATGACATACACATATAAATCAACAAAAAAACATGATACTAACTTAGAGAGACCATGTAATCTTGCAAAAATTCTGTCAACGAGTGACACCATGTTAAGATACAAGACACACGACACAAGTCAAGCACAATGAAGCAATTCTTACATTAGACTGACTTACATGCTTTTTATTTAAAATGGGCTGGATACGAGTCTGATAACACTCAGCATTGCACTTCCTTGGAACACGTGTTGTGTGTGGAGTTATGAGTTTATTTCCCATTCTAGGGAGATCCTTAATAATTTTGACATCCTTTGAGAGGTATGACATAAACCAGTTGACATCAAAAATTTCGGAGAAGTTGCTGCACAAAAGGAATGATTAATCCTCAAGAATTGAAATCACCAAACGAAATAATTGGATTGCTCATAAAATTTATCCAAGTACAAATCATATCAAGTAAAACCTTGAATCTTTCCAATAGGATTGTTGGTCCAGCTTTGGAATTACAAGGATGGCTTTCAAGATATGAGCTGCAACAACAGCATCAATAATCTGCATCCAACAAGAATACAACTTCAAACTCGCATCATTTCAACAGTCTCTTAAATGTAACAGGAAAAGAAAAGAATTCCAAGGCTAAACATCTGCTCATAGGGTAATATCCATTACTTGCATGATTTACAGATTTAACACCGTTTCAAGAACTGATATGACACCATGACGAATATGATAAATATGCCATGAACAGGAAAAACAAGACCAGTTTCAGAAAGATGACAGAATCATGAAAAGGAAATAACTGCCTAtcaattttcttcaatttcctgGTGACTACATGCGTCAGATCCATGTTGCTAATTAGTCTGTCAGGCCAAAGGAAGAACACTTAAAATGAGGTAAACTTATTTAAGTTGGTACAAGGTAGCCTTTGTAAAGTTAGGAAATCAGGGAATAGACCTACATAACAATAATATAATTCATGATCAACAACTTGCAATGCCCCTGCATCTGGAAGTAACGAAAAAGGAATTTTTACAAACATTCACCATGTCAATATTCCAAGTGAAAATTTTCTGCTTCTTTTACTTAGATTTGATGGAAGGTGAGGTGAAGCTTTCATCAGAATGGTTTTGCTTGGCTTCTTACTCATGTCAATAATTGGAAATTACCTAATCCGAACAAGTTTTGAGAAAGTATCAGAAAGGAAGATGTCTAGCAGGAATCTACTAGACATGGTTTAATCTACAGTAGGACAACATGTCAAGGTTGTATTTTACCTTATTTTCATCGTTTATTTCTCAACAACTACAGAAGTTGTTACTTGGAGTAATATATATACTCAAACGAATGGGGAAGATGCACTTGTAACTAAGTATTCAAAAACTAGTAAATGCAATTGAAAATGACAGAGATAACATCATTTGCAAAATAGAAACATATCAGCCAGAGAGCCATTTTCCTCACCTCAATTGCTATTATAGTTAGCCAGAATAAGATTAGGCAGGGGAGTGGGTCCAAAATAAGTATGAAATTAAATAATTTCTTGTCTAGCGTCTCTCCATGTAATTGACTTTCAATTTGTGAAAACTTAGCAATTATAGGACAAGAGCAATACCCCTGTTCTCTGTTGATTCAAGCCTCCACTAGTTGCAATCAATAAGTACCGATTAGAAAGTGTATTAACCTCCGCAGCTGCAAAATGTTGTCAGTTCCCATATCAAACAAATAGAAAGAGAAGTGTTCCATGACAGAAAAAAATGGCACTTACGCATTCCTTAAGGCCATTATAGTTTTGCTATGACAACGAAAAGCCATATGAAAAACACAACAAAGTAGCCAAAAATTCAATTAGATGAGGTTCTAGATATTACAACGAAGACTTCAAGGGATAATAACTGGATCCTAAAATTAATATTTGTACATACTTAATGAATTTCTTAACACAAATACATTATTTGAACAAAGGCCGAACCCATATCCAAGCTTCTAGCTCCGCCCTGCCTTTGCCCCACCTCCCCCTCCATCCCAAACCACAGGATTCAAATAATTTATGACCACAAGACTCAAAAgtccttttttttctttaaatttcgTGTCTTGTCAAACTAAGACGcttaaattgaaatggagggagtaagtAACTAATGATAAAAAATGAGCAATTAATTAGAAAACCTAAAAAGGAAAGCGACTCACTTGGGAATTCGTTAGTGGCAATACTGCAACCATGGTAGAAATTCGATTTCTTCGAACTCCACAGGTCTCGGCTTAAGCTCCTTCCTCCCATCTATACACATTCAAAAGCCCCACAACAAATCAACAACGAAAAATCAAACGAACAGACAAAATCATAATAGAAATGTAAAAGCCATATAGCGCTCACTTACCGGTACCTGAAACACCACATGTTCTTCTAGCAGGTTCTTTCGGAGCTCCGTTCCATTATTGAACTAGAATAGCAACACAAAACTAGTCAAAAATACTGTGGAGTaaaaacaactacaacaacataccGAGTGTAATCCCATAGATGCAGTGTAATTACACAGATGGTGTCTGGA is drawn from Lycium barbarum isolate Lr01 chromosome 8, ASM1917538v2, whole genome shotgun sequence and contains these coding sequences:
- the LOC132606677 gene encoding O-fucosyltransferase 6-like isoform X1; translated protein: MKNRKQRHETTVFIRFPIILLFRPRRRIFHILPFLSAISGVLLLLFVFLCYFSPPITSRHGHLISHSSFNNGTELRKNLLEEHVVFQVPMGGRSLSRDLWSSKKSNFYHGCSIATNEFPTAEVNTLSNRYLLIATSGGLNQQRTGIIDAVVAAHILKAILVIPKLDQQSYWKDSSNFSEIFDVNWFMSYLSKDVKIIKDLPRMGNKLITPHTTRVPRKCNAECYQTRIQPILNKKHAVQLTKFDYRLSNRLDTELQKLRCRVNYHALKFTDPIIEMGKKLVERIRKKTKHFLALHLRFESDMLAFSGCYYGGGEKERQELGKIRKRWKTLHTRNPDKERKNGKCPLTPEEVGLMLRALGFGNDVHIYIASGDIYGGEETLAPLKAFFPNFYTKETLASKEELAPFSSFSSRMAALDFIVCDESDVFVSNNNGNMARMLAGKRRYFGHKPTIRPNAKKLYKLFMDRNNMTWEEFASRVQKHQIGFMGDPMEVKPGRGEFHENPSACICKDSNDKAREDVTIPGNSTMNFEKDTDSADGHISEDEQDLFDTDYLENEIGIQRK
- the LOC132606677 gene encoding O-fucosyltransferase 6-like isoform X2; translated protein: MKNRKQRHETTVFIRFPIILLFRPRRRIFHILPFLSAISGVLLLLFVFLCYFSPPITSRHGHLISHSSFNNGTELRKNLLEEHVVFQMGGRSLSRDLWSSKKSNFYHGCSIATNEFPTAEVNTLSNRYLLIATSGGLNQQRTGIIDAVVAAHILKAILVIPKLDQQSYWKDSSNFSEIFDVNWFMSYLSKDVKIIKDLPRMGNKLITPHTTRVPRKCNAECYQTRIQPILNKKHAVQLTKFDYRLSNRLDTELQKLRCRVNYHALKFTDPIIEMGKKLVERIRKKTKHFLALHLRFESDMLAFSGCYYGGGEKERQELGKIRKRWKTLHTRNPDKERKNGKCPLTPEEVGLMLRALGFGNDVHIYIASGDIYGGEETLAPLKAFFPNFYTKETLASKEELAPFSSFSSRMAALDFIVCDESDVFVSNNNGNMARMLAGKRRYFGHKPTIRPNAKKLYKLFMDRNNMTWEEFASRVQKHQIGFMGDPMEVKPGRGEFHENPSACICKDSNDKAREDVTIPGNSTMNFEKDTDSADGHISEDEQDLFDTDYLENEIGIQRK